In Massilistercora timonensis, the following are encoded in one genomic region:
- a CDS encoding Gfo/Idh/MocA family oxidoreductase, with product MRYALIGCGRISTNHIKAAVNNKLEIVGVCDILPEKMEELLEKHELKNDNSIHRYTDYKELVAAEKPELISIATESGNHAEIALYCIEAGINVIIEKPMAMSIEDANKIIDLAEKKHVKVSACHQNRFNVAVQELRKAVENGRFGKISHGSIHVRWNRNKGYYDQAPWRGTWAQDGGALMNQCIHGIDLLRWMMGDEVEEVYGATRQQFHDYLEAEDVGMAVVKFKNGAIGTIEGTTNVYPKNLEETLYVFGENGTVKIGGTSTNNIDVWDFADETEADSKNKGLEEATSNVYGNGHTSLFADVMASIENDRKPYVDAVAGRNALEMILAIYKSQKTGQPVKLPLKEFSSVDMEGEFHE from the coding sequence ATGAGATATGCACTGATCGGATGTGGAAGAATTTCAACAAACCATATTAAGGCAGCGGTAAATAACAAATTGGAAATAGTGGGCGTCTGTGACATCCTTCCAGAAAAGATGGAGGAACTGCTGGAAAAACACGAATTGAAAAATGATAATTCCATTCATCGTTATACAGATTACAAAGAATTGGTAGCTGCAGAAAAGCCAGAATTGATCAGTATTGCCACAGAGAGTGGAAATCATGCGGAAATCGCTCTTTATTGTATTGAAGCAGGCATAAACGTGATCATTGAGAAGCCAATGGCAATGAGTATTGAGGACGCAAACAAGATTATTGATCTGGCAGAGAAAAAGCATGTCAAAGTATCTGCCTGTCATCAGAATCGTTTTAATGTGGCAGTTCAGGAGCTTCGAAAAGCAGTTGAGAACGGAAGGTTTGGCAAGATATCCCATGGATCTATCCATGTAAGGTGGAACCGGAATAAAGGATATTATGATCAGGCTCCCTGGAGAGGTACATGGGCTCAGGATGGCGGCGCTCTTATGAATCAGTGTATCCATGGGATTGACCTTCTCCGCTGGATGATGGGGGATGAGGTTGAGGAGGTATATGGGGCTACCAGACAGCAGTTCCATGATTACCTGGAAGCGGAAGATGTCGGCATGGCAGTGGTGAAATTCAAGAACGGGGCGATTGGAACAATTGAAGGGACAACCAATGTCTATCCGAAGAATCTGGAAGAAACACTGTATGTCTTTGGAGAGAATGGAACGGTTAAGATCGGTGGAACTTCCACCAATAATATTGATGTGTGGGATTTTGCCGATGAAACAGAGGCAGACAGTAAAAATAAGGGGTTGGAAGAAGCGACCAGCAATGTGTATGGGAATGGTCATACAAGCTTGTTTGCGGATGTAATGGCTTCTATTGAGAATGACAGAAAACCATATGTAGATGCTGTGGCTGGAAGGAATGCCCTGGAAATGATCCTTGCGATCTATAAGAGTCAGAAGACCGGACAGCCGGTGAAATTGCCGTTAAAAGAATTTTCATCTGTAGATATGGAAGGAGAGTTTCATGAGTAA
- a CDS encoding acyltransferase, with protein sequence MSNYFVHESSYVDDNVIIGDNTKIWHFSHVQSGARIGRSCSFGQNVNISNNVKIGDFCKIQNNVSVYEGVELENYVFCGPSVVFTNDLTPRAQYKKIYRRTFLKEGCSVGANATIVCGHTIGKYALIAAGAVVTKDVSDYALMVGVPARQMGWVCQCGEKLNRDFVCKNCGKIYEKCDEGLREK encoded by the coding sequence ATGAGTAATTATTTTGTGCATGAAAGTAGCTATGTGGATGACAATGTAATCATTGGAGACAATACAAAAATATGGCATTTTTCGCATGTGCAAAGCGGTGCAAGGATTGGAAGAAGTTGTTCTTTTGGACAGAATGTTAACATTTCAAATAATGTAAAGATTGGGGATTTTTGTAAAATACAAAATAATGTATCGGTATATGAGGGAGTAGAATTAGAAAATTATGTTTTTTGTGGTCCATCGGTAGTATTTACAAATGATTTGACGCCGCGCGCTCAGTATAAAAAAATTTATAGAAGAACTTTTTTAAAAGAAGGATGTTCTGTAGGGGCTAATGCAACGATTGTTTGTGGACATACAATAGGGAAATATGCATTAATAGCTGCTGGTGCTGTGGTTACAAAGGATGTGAGTGATTATGCATTAATGGTTGGCGTACCTGCAAGACAAATGGGGTGGGTGTGTCAATGTGGTGAAAAATTGAATAGAGATTTTGTTTG